In Propionicimonas paludicola, a single window of DNA contains:
- a CDS encoding DNA polymerase Y family protein, with amino-acid sequence MAERFGVLWFPGWPVTAWALAEAEDDSAPVAVLVANRVSSCSTAALAEGVLPGQRRREAQSRCPQLRVIAADEARDARCFEPVVAAVERLAPGVQVIRPGLCALRLRGLASYLGSELEAAETLLEAVATEVGIISGRFGIADGLFAAIQAARAGDPVLRVLPGGSPAFLAPLPVARLGRPELAELLPRLGVRTLGEFAALPVPAVRERFGSEGLRLHTLAGGTDPQHLQPRQPPPELTATLSFEPPLEVIEQVAFSAKATTEEFIGRLTAAGLALTEVRIELVSEAGEVIVRNWLAATVFDAAAVIDRIRWQLQAASGGQLSSPLARLRLEPLTTDEAAHHVPGLFGLGPDERVHHVLSRVQSLVGPDQVVTVRLSGGRWLAERQQLVAWGDRPAAAARREEPWPGMVPDPLPGSVFIEPKPVQLLTASGRPVRVDDRGRVTDPPVTLGLGQRTVPVIGWAGPWPVSERAWDPQRARRADRFQVVDGEGTGWLLFTDAEGCWAEARYD; translated from the coding sequence ATGGCCGAACGATTCGGGGTGCTCTGGTTCCCCGGCTGGCCGGTGACCGCGTGGGCGCTGGCCGAAGCCGAGGACGATTCGGCGCCGGTGGCGGTGCTGGTGGCCAATCGGGTCAGCTCCTGCTCGACGGCTGCCCTGGCCGAGGGGGTGCTGCCTGGACAGCGCCGCCGGGAGGCGCAGTCCCGCTGTCCGCAGTTGCGGGTGATCGCGGCGGACGAGGCCAGGGACGCCCGCTGCTTCGAGCCGGTGGTGGCTGCCGTGGAGCGACTGGCTCCGGGGGTTCAGGTGATCCGTCCGGGGCTGTGTGCGCTGCGGTTGCGCGGGCTGGCCAGTTATCTGGGCAGCGAGCTGGAGGCCGCCGAGACCCTGCTGGAGGCGGTGGCCACCGAGGTGGGGATCATCAGCGGACGCTTCGGAATCGCCGACGGCCTGTTCGCCGCGATCCAGGCGGCCCGGGCCGGCGACCCGGTGCTGCGGGTGCTGCCCGGTGGCTCGCCGGCCTTCCTTGCCCCACTGCCGGTGGCCCGGCTGGGCCGGCCCGAACTGGCCGAACTGCTGCCTCGCTTGGGGGTTCGCACCCTCGGGGAGTTCGCTGCGTTGCCGGTGCCGGCGGTCCGGGAGCGGTTCGGCTCCGAAGGGCTGCGGCTGCACACCCTGGCCGGCGGCACCGATCCGCAGCACCTCCAGCCACGGCAGCCACCCCCAGAGCTGACCGCCACCCTCAGCTTCGAGCCGCCGCTGGAGGTGATCGAGCAGGTGGCCTTCTCGGCCAAGGCAACCACCGAGGAGTTCATCGGCAGGCTCACCGCGGCCGGATTGGCCCTCACCGAAGTCCGGATCGAGCTGGTCAGCGAGGCCGGCGAGGTGATCGTCCGCAACTGGCTGGCCGCAACGGTCTTCGATGCCGCGGCCGTGATCGACCGGATCCGCTGGCAGCTGCAGGCGGCCTCGGGTGGCCAGCTGTCCAGTCCGCTGGCCCGGCTGCGATTGGAGCCGCTCACCACCGATGAGGCCGCTCATCACGTCCCCGGGCTGTTCGGGCTGGGGCCGGACGAGCGGGTGCACCACGTGCTGTCCCGAGTGCAGTCGCTGGTGGGACCCGATCAGGTGGTCACCGTCCGGCTGAGCGGTGGGCGGTGGTTGGCCGAGCGGCAGCAGCTGGTCGCCTGGGGGGATCGTCCGGCCGCCGCGGCCCGGCGCGAGGAGCCCTGGCCGGGGATGGTTCCCGATCCGCTGCCCGGTTCGGTGTTCATCGAGCCGAAGCCCGTGCAGCTGCTGACCGCCTCCGGGCGTCCGGTTCGGGTGGACGATCGGGGCCGGGTCACCGACCCGCCGGTGACGCTGGGCCTGGGCCAGCGCACCGTGCCGGTGATCGGCTGGGCCGGGCCGTGGCCGGTCAGCGAACGGGCCTGGGATCCGCAGCGGGCCCGACGAGCCGACCGGTTCCAGGTGGTCGACGGGGAGGGCACCGGCTGGCTGCTGTTCACCGACGCCGAGGGCTGCTGGGCCGAGGCCAGGTACGACTGA
- a CDS encoding error-prone DNA polymerase has translation MGFNNPPMPWSQLEQTLSGTGKRPLEAPFSRKRGPYQPPAIERPTQVVPYAELHAHSSFSFLDGASGPAELAVEAERLGLHALAITDHDGLYGIVRFAEAAEPTSVKTVFGAELSLGLTEPQAGHPDPDGSHLLVLAAGESGYHRLSAAITTGQLAGGEKGRPTYQLDELAQAAHGEWVVLTGCRKGTVRQALAAGGLEAAGVELDTLVRLFGPERVFVELTDHGHPLDADHNDALAALAAQRGLPVIATGNVHYATPAQHRLAQAVAAIRANRSLDALDGWLPASGTAFLRSGAEMAERFVRYPGAVARTVGLADDLAFSLRRAKPALPKQEVPAGHTPMSWLRHLVWQAVPHRYPDLTPDQRARIERELAVIEAKDFPGYFLIVHDIVAEARRRGILCQGRGSAANSAVCYLLNITAVDSIGYDLPFERFLSALRDEEPDIDVDFDSDRREEIIQWVFARYGRECAAQVCNVIQYRPRNAVREIAKALGYSPGQADAFAKRVERWGPTPTEAEEALPEQVAELATQLLKAPRHLGIHSGGMVLTERPVAEVVPVEHARMEARTVIQWDKDDAAWMGLVKFDLLGLGILAALQYCFDLIVGATGERWELATIPKEEPGVYDMLCRADSIGVFQVESRAQMGLLPRLQPRRFYDLVVQIALIRPGPIQGGAVHPFVRRKLGREPISYAHPLLEPVLKRTLGVPVFQEQLMQMAMAVGDCSGEDADLLRRAMGSKRGVERIESLKVKLYAGMARNGLVGEVADRLYAQIQAFANFGFAESHSLSFALLVYASSWLKLHYPGAFLAGLLRAQPMGFYSPATLVSDARRHQVSVLPPDLVHSGVQAGLEAIGESRSPSGMDSCLERTQPKPGEFDVTAPDHTGEHRRDAGFAVRLGLAGVRGIGPEVAGRIVAERANGEYRSMEDLVRRTGLNAEQLASLSTAGVFDCFGLSRRQALWRAGSAALDQPDSLPGTLLASQPPLFDEPSPTEALAEELWATGVSTGEHPIGQLRAELTARGVLSSADLNFAEPDRRIELGGLVTHRQRPATASGVTFLSLEDEFGLVNVVCSMGVWQRYRRVARGSSALIVRGKLERSTEGVVNVLADRIEALPILVPHRSRDFQ, from the coding sequence ATGGGCTTCAACAATCCGCCGATGCCCTGGTCGCAGCTGGAACAAACGCTCAGCGGCACCGGCAAGCGTCCCCTCGAGGCGCCGTTCTCGCGCAAGCGTGGCCCCTATCAGCCGCCGGCGATCGAACGGCCCACGCAGGTGGTGCCCTATGCCGAACTGCACGCCCACTCGTCCTTCTCCTTCCTGGACGGGGCCAGTGGCCCGGCCGAACTGGCCGTGGAGGCCGAGCGGCTGGGCCTGCACGCGTTGGCGATCACCGACCACGACGGGCTGTACGGGATCGTCCGATTTGCCGAGGCGGCCGAGCCCACCTCGGTCAAGACGGTGTTCGGCGCCGAACTGTCCCTGGGCCTGACCGAGCCACAAGCCGGCCATCCCGACCCGGACGGCAGCCACCTGCTGGTGCTGGCCGCCGGTGAATCCGGCTATCACCGCTTGTCAGCGGCGATCACGACGGGACAGCTGGCCGGTGGCGAGAAGGGCCGTCCGACCTACCAGCTGGACGAGCTGGCCCAGGCGGCCCACGGCGAGTGGGTGGTGCTCACCGGCTGCCGGAAGGGGACGGTACGGCAGGCGCTGGCCGCCGGCGGCCTCGAGGCGGCCGGGGTGGAACTGGACACCTTGGTGCGGCTGTTCGGTCCCGAACGGGTCTTCGTCGAACTCACCGATCACGGGCATCCGCTGGACGCCGACCACAACGACGCCTTGGCCGCACTGGCTGCGCAACGTGGCCTGCCGGTGATCGCCACCGGCAACGTCCACTACGCCACCCCGGCCCAGCATCGGCTGGCCCAGGCGGTGGCTGCGATCCGGGCCAACCGCAGTCTGGATGCCCTGGACGGCTGGCTGCCGGCCTCCGGAACCGCCTTCCTGCGGTCCGGGGCGGAGATGGCCGAGCGCTTCGTCCGCTACCCCGGAGCGGTGGCCCGGACGGTCGGCCTGGCCGACGACCTGGCCTTCAGCCTGCGCCGGGCCAAGCCGGCCCTGCCGAAGCAGGAGGTGCCGGCCGGGCACACTCCGATGAGCTGGCTGCGGCACCTGGTCTGGCAGGCGGTGCCGCATCGCTATCCGGACCTGACTCCCGACCAGCGGGCCCGGATCGAGCGGGAACTGGCCGTGATCGAGGCCAAGGACTTTCCGGGCTACTTCCTGATCGTCCACGACATCGTGGCCGAGGCCCGCCGGCGCGGCATCCTGTGCCAGGGACGCGGGTCGGCGGCCAACTCGGCGGTCTGCTACCTGCTGAACATCACCGCGGTCGACTCGATCGGCTACGACCTGCCCTTCGAACGCTTCCTGTCCGCGCTGCGTGACGAGGAGCCCGATATCGACGTCGACTTCGACTCCGACCGGCGCGAGGAGATCATCCAGTGGGTCTTCGCCCGCTATGGACGCGAATGCGCCGCCCAGGTCTGCAATGTGATCCAGTACCGGCCGCGCAACGCCGTCCGCGAGATCGCCAAGGCGCTGGGCTACAGCCCCGGCCAGGCCGACGCCTTCGCCAAGCGGGTCGAGCGCTGGGGGCCGACCCCCACCGAGGCGGAGGAGGCGCTGCCTGAGCAGGTGGCCGAACTGGCCACCCAACTGCTGAAAGCGCCCCGGCACTTGGGCATTCACTCCGGCGGGATGGTGCTCACCGAGCGTCCCGTGGCTGAGGTGGTGCCGGTCGAGCACGCCCGGATGGAGGCCCGCACGGTGATCCAGTGGGACAAGGACGACGCCGCCTGGATGGGCCTGGTGAAGTTCGACCTGCTCGGCTTGGGCATCCTGGCCGCCTTGCAGTACTGCTTCGACCTGATCGTCGGTGCCACCGGGGAGCGGTGGGAACTGGCCACCATCCCCAAGGAGGAGCCCGGCGTCTACGACATGCTCTGCCGGGCCGACTCGATCGGGGTCTTCCAGGTCGAATCCCGCGCACAGATGGGGTTGTTGCCGAGGCTGCAGCCGCGGCGCTTCTACGACTTGGTGGTTCAGATCGCGCTGATCCGGCCCGGCCCGATCCAGGGCGGAGCGGTGCATCCATTCGTCCGGCGCAAGCTGGGTCGCGAGCCGATCAGCTACGCCCATCCGCTGCTGGAACCGGTACTGAAGCGGACGTTGGGCGTCCCGGTCTTCCAGGAGCAGCTGATGCAGATGGCCATGGCGGTCGGTGACTGCTCCGGAGAGGATGCCGACCTGCTGCGCCGGGCCATGGGGTCCAAGCGCGGCGTCGAGCGGATCGAGTCGCTGAAGGTCAAGCTGTATGCCGGAATGGCCCGCAACGGCCTGGTCGGCGAGGTGGCCGATCGGCTGTACGCGCAGATCCAGGCCTTCGCCAACTTCGGCTTCGCCGAGTCGCATTCGCTGAGCTTCGCGCTGCTGGTCTATGCCTCCAGCTGGCTGAAACTGCACTACCCCGGGGCCTTCCTGGCCGGGCTGCTCCGCGCCCAGCCGATGGGCTTCTACTCTCCGGCCACCCTGGTCTCCGATGCCCGTCGGCACCAAGTCAGCGTGTTGCCGCCCGACCTGGTTCACTCCGGGGTGCAGGCCGGGCTGGAGGCGATCGGCGAGTCGCGGAGCCCGTCCGGGATGGACAGCTGCCTGGAACGGACCCAGCCGAAGCCGGGGGAGTTCGACGTCACCGCCCCGGATCACACCGGCGAGCATCGCCGCGATGCCGGGTTCGCGGTCCGGCTCGGCCTGGCCGGCGTCCGGGGGATCGGGCCAGAGGTGGCCGGACGGATCGTCGCCGAGCGGGCCAACGGGGAGTACCGCTCGATGGAGGATCTGGTGCGCCGGACCGGGCTGAATGCCGAGCAGTTGGCCTCGCTGTCCACCGCGGGAGTCTTCGACTGCTTTGGGCTGAGCCGGCGTCAGGCCTTGTGGCGGGCCGGTAGCGCGGCCCTGGACCAGCCTGATTCGCTACCCGGGACGCTGCTGGCCAGCCAGCCACCGCTCTTCGATGAGCCCAGTCCGACCGAGGCCCTGGCCGAGGAGTTGTGGGCCACCGGAGTCAGCACCGGGGAGCATCCGATCGGGCAGTTGCGCGCCGAGCTGACCGCCCGCGGGGTGCTCAGCTCGGCCGACCTGAACTTCGCCGAGCCGGATCGCCGGATCGAGCTGGGCGGGCTGGTCACCCACCGGCAGCGTCCGGCCACCGCGTCCGGGGTCACCTTCTTGAGCCTCGAGGACGAGTTCGGCCTGGTGAATGTGGTCTGTTCGATGGGGGTCTGGCAGCGCTACCGCCGGGTGGCTCGCGGGTCGTCCGCGCTGATCGTCCGCGGCAAGCTGGAACGCTCGACCGAGGGCGTGGTGAACGTCCTGGCCGACCGGATCGAGGCTCTGCCGATCCTGGTGCCGCATCGCTCCCGAGACTTCCAGTAG